In a single window of the Eshraghiella crossota genome:
- a CDS encoding bifunctional glycosyltransferase family 2/GtrA family protein, protein MKISVILPSLNPDEKLMLVVNGLIKEGFEDIIIVNDGSDEAHMQPFKEASTHKEVTILIHEVNKGKGRALKTAYEYCIANRPDIEGVVTVDGDNQHRPEDIRKCCEKMIENPDCVVLGCRDFSEKNVPAKSRFGNNVTKGVFRFACGIKISDTQTGLRAIPAKYLDFMSRIKGERFEYETRVLLEMKRHHIDFIEQKIETVYIEENASTHFRPVKDSIIIYGVILKYIIGSLLSFIIDMGLFTALQFIFGKYISKSVTILVATVVARIISSLFNYFYNRNAVFESDEKVGKTMGRYYILCVCQMGVSYGLVDLLSYVSHASKIITSVIKLLVDICLFIISFQIQRRWVFNKKKENFNE, encoded by the coding sequence ATGAAAATCAGCGTAATTTTGCCTTCGCTTAATCCGGATGAGAAGCTTATGCTTGTTGTGAACGGATTAATAAAAGAAGGATTTGAAGATATTATTATTGTAAATGACGGCAGTGACGAGGCTCATATGCAGCCTTTCAAAGAGGCATCCACACACAAAGAGGTAACCATACTTATCCATGAAGTTAATAAAGGCAAGGGAAGAGCTCTTAAGACCGCTTATGAGTATTGTATTGCCAACAGACCTGATATTGAAGGCGTGGTTACCGTTGATGGTGATAATCAGCACAGACCGGAGGATATCAGGAAATGTTGTGAAAAAATGATTGAAAATCCGGATTGTGTTGTGCTTGGATGCAGGGATTTTTCAGAAAAAAATGTTCCGGCAAAAAGCAGGTTCGGTAATAATGTCACAAAGGGTGTATTCAGATTTGCCTGCGGAATCAAAATATCCGATACCCAGACAGGTCTCAGGGCTATACCCGCAAAATACCTTGATTTTATGAGCAGAATTAAAGGCGAACGCTTTGAGTACGAGACAAGGGTTCTCCTTGAAATGAAAAGACATCATATAGATTTTATTGAACAGAAAATAGAGACTGTTTATATAGAAGAAAATGCATCGACCCATTTCAGACCTGTCAAGGATTCAATAATAATATATGGAGTAATACTAAAATACATAATCGGTTCGTTACTCTCATTTATTATAGATATGGGATTATTTACCGCATTGCAGTTTATTTTTGGAAAATATATTTCCAAATCGGTCACAATCCTTGTGGCAACTGTAGTGGCAAGAATAATATCGTCACTGTTTAATTATTTTTACAATCGTAATGCGGTATTTGAATCCGATGAAAAAGTAGGAAAAACAATGGGCAGATATTACATTCTGTGTGTCTGCCAGATGGGCGTTTCTTACGGACTTGTGGATTTGCTGTCCTATGTGTCACATGCGTCAAAAATTATTACATCAGTAATAAAACTTCTTGTGGATATATGCTTATTTATTATAAGTTTTCAGATTCAGAGAAGATGGGTATTTAATAAGAAAAAGGAGAATTTCAATGAATAA
- a CDS encoding valine--tRNA ligase, translating into MKELEKNYNPAEIESRLYEKWENKKYFHAEVDRSKKPFTIVMPPPNITGQLHMGHALDNTLQDILIRFKRMQGYSALWVPGTDHASIATEAKVVEKIAKEGLTKESLGREKFLDRVWDWKKEYGGRIVKQLKKIGSSADWDRERFTMDEGCNKAVKEVFVNLYNKGLIYRGERIINWCPCCLTSISDAEVEYEDQAGSFWHLRYPLSDGSGYIEMATTRPETMLGDTAVAVNPNDERYKDYVGKTVILPIVHREIPIIADEYVDMEFGTGVVKITPAHDPNDFEVGLRHHLPVINVLTEDAKIVDEYEKYAGLDRYEARKAIVADLEAEGALVKIEPHDHNVGTCYRCHTTVEPRVSKQWFVKMEELAGPAIEAVKSGKTRFVPEHFDKTYYHWLENIKDWCISRQLWWGHRIPAFYCDCCNEVVVTKENKAVCPKCGKEMRQDPDTLDTWFSSALWPFSTLGWPDKTEELDYFYPTSTLVTGYDIIFFWVIRMMFSGIEHTGKAPFNTILIHGLVRDSQGRKMSKSLGNGIDPLEVIDKYGADALRLTLITGNAPGNDMRFYWERVESSRNFANKVWNASRFIMMNLDKAEVRDVDVTELTDADKWILSKVNTLAKDVTDNMENYDLGVAVQKIYDFIWEEFCDWYIEMVKPRLWNDDDTTKAAALYTLKTVLINSLKLLHPYMPFITEEIFCNLSDEESIMISKWPEYKEEWNFAKEEKAVETIKEAVRGIRNSRTGMNVPPSRKAKVFVVSDDEQVRDIFEKGKVFFTTLAYASEVVIQSDKSGIDEDAVAVLIPNATVYMPFSDLVDIDKEIERLKNEEKKLEGELKRVNGMLSNEKFISKAPEAKINEEKEKLSKYTIMMEQVKERLKTLQK; encoded by the coding sequence ATGAAAGAATTAGAAAAAAATTACAATCCTGCTGAAATTGAGAGCAGATTATATGAAAAATGGGAAAATAAAAAGTATTTCCATGCAGAGGTGGACAGAAGCAAAAAGCCTTTCACAATAGTTATGCCGCCTCCAAATATTACGGGACAACTTCATATGGGACACGCGCTCGATAACACACTTCAGGATATTCTTATCCGTTTCAAGAGAATGCAGGGATACTCCGCATTATGGGTTCCCGGAACAGACCATGCTTCAATTGCAACAGAAGCTAAAGTTGTAGAAAAAATTGCAAAAGAAGGTCTTACAAAGGAATCCCTTGGCAGGGAAAAATTCCTTGACAGGGTATGGGACTGGAAAAAAGAATACGGCGGAAGAATAGTAAAACAGCTTAAGAAAATAGGTTCGTCAGCCGATTGGGACAGAGAACGTTTTACAATGGATGAAGGTTGCAACAAGGCTGTTAAAGAAGTATTTGTTAACCTATATAACAAGGGTCTTATATACAGAGGCGAAAGAATAATTAACTGGTGTCCATGCTGCCTTACGTCAATTTCTGATGCAGAGGTGGAATATGAAGACCAGGCAGGATCTTTCTGGCATTTAAGATATCCTCTTTCAGACGGAAGCGGATATATAGAAATGGCAACAACAAGACCGGAAACAATGCTTGGAGATACAGCGGTAGCCGTTAATCCTAATGATGAAAGATATAAAGATTACGTAGGAAAGACAGTAATTCTTCCAATCGTACACAGGGAAATTCCTATCATTGCTGATGAATATGTAGATATGGAATTCGGCACAGGCGTAGTTAAGATTACACCTGCCCATGACCCTAATGATTTTGAAGTAGGATTAAGACATCACCTTCCTGTAATAAATGTTCTGACAGAAGATGCAAAGATTGTTGATGAGTATGAAAAGTATGCTGGCCTTGACAGATATGAAGCAAGAAAAGCTATTGTTGCAGACCTTGAGGCAGAGGGAGCTCTTGTTAAGATAGAGCCACATGACCATAATGTAGGAACATGCTACAGATGTCATACAACGGTAGAACCAAGAGTATCAAAACAGTGGTTTGTCAAGATGGAGGAACTTGCAGGTCCTGCAATTGAAGCCGTTAAATCAGGAAAGACCAGATTCGTTCCTGAGCATTTTGACAAGACATATTATCACTGGCTTGAAAATATCAAAGACTGGTGTATTTCAAGACAGTTATGGTGGGGCCACAGAATACCTGCATTTTACTGCGACTGCTGTAATGAAGTAGTTGTTACCAAAGAAAATAAAGCGGTATGCCCAAAATGCGGCAAGGAAATGAGGCAGGACCCTGATACACTTGATACATGGTTTTCTTCGGCATTGTGGCCATTCTCTACACTTGGCTGGCCTGATAAGACAGAGGAACTTGATTATTTCTATCCTACAAGTACGCTTGTTACAGGATATGACATTATCTTTTTCTGGGTAATCAGAATGATGTTCTCAGGAATCGAGCATACGGGAAAGGCTCCGTTTAACACAATTCTTATCCACGGACTTGTAAGAGACTCACAGGGACGTAAGATGAGTAAATCCCTTGGAAATGGTATTGATCCACTTGAAGTAATCGACAAATACGGAGCAGACGCATTAAGACTTACACTTATTACAGGCAATGCACCCGGTAACGATATGCGTTTCTATTGGGAAAGAGTAGAGTCAAGCCGTAACTTTGCAAATAAAGTATGGAATGCTTCAAGATTTATCATGATGAATCTTGATAAGGCAGAAGTAAGGGATGTAGATGTAACAGAGCTTACGGATGCAGACAAGTGGATATTATCTAAGGTAAACACTCTTGCAAAAGATGTAACAGATAATATGGAAAATTATGACCTTGGTGTTGCGGTTCAGAAAATATATGATTTTATCTGGGAAGAATTTTGCGACTGGTATATTGAAATGGTTAAGCCACGTCTCTGGAATGATGATGATACAACCAAGGCAGCAGCTCTTTATACCCTTAAGACTGTACTTATCAACTCACTTAAACTTCTTCATCCATATATGCCATTCATTACAGAAGAAATATTCTGTAATCTTTCTGACGAGGAATCAATCATGATTTCAAAGTGGCCTGAATATAAAGAAGAATGGAACTTTGCAAAAGAAGAAAAGGCAGTTGAGACAATTAAAGAGGCAGTAAGAGGAATAAGAAATTCAAGAACCGGAATGAATGTACCACCAAGCAGAAAAGCTAAGGTATTTGTTGTTTCGGATGATGAACAGGTAAGAGATATATTTGAGAAAGGTAAAGTATTCTTTACAACACTTGCTTATGCCTCAGAGGTAGTAATCCAAAGTGACAAGAGCGGCATAGATGAGGATGCGGTAGCGGTTCTTATCCCTAATGCAACCGTTTATATGCCATTTTCGGATCTTGTAGATATAGACAAAGAAATAGAGAGACTTAAGAACGAAGAGAAGAAACTTGAAGGTGAGCTTAAACGTGTAAACGGCATGCTCAGCAATGAAAAGTTTATATCGAAAGCACCTGAAGCAAAGATTAATGAAGAAAAAGAAAAACTTTCAAAATATACTATTATGATGGAACAGGTTAAGGAAAGATTGAAGACTCTTCAGAAATAA
- a CDS encoding DUF5716 family protein gives MNIKKPVYVGIDFGNEYSQVSYYSDKEKEPVSLGLSGPENGYYIPTVISKAVGKSQWFAGDEAKNSTMLMDTVIVDNLVMKAMDRNPVMVDDESYMPAELISIFLNEIVQAVKIAAGVQNIAKICITLDNFKISLLNVLSEALNRLNIPKDDIIFSSHTESFVYYAMNQKQELWTNDVALFDYGDNGLVYKLMSIIPFRGQNLIMTKDEDFSSEVPYSLSENKTACEYLDGKLSEIASGLFFKKTISSVYLTGKGFGDSFNAPDFFKVICDRKRAFSGQNLYVKGACYQAVGTTEGSMLKNYVLCCNERITTGIELKIIERGKEKILRLVKPGVNWYGADCSFNLIVDEAKELEMFLSPVDTVEKQLVKIPLTDFPERPRKTTLINFKISFTSDKRCYVMVIDKGFGEFFPGSGRIINEEIML, from the coding sequence ATGAATATTAAGAAGCCTGTATATGTAGGAATTGATTTTGGAAATGAATATTCACAGGTAAGTTATTACAGCGATAAGGAAAAGGAACCGGTCTCACTCGGACTTTCAGGCCCTGAAAACGGATACTATATACCTACGGTTATCAGTAAAGCAGTGGGAAAAAGCCAATGGTTTGCAGGGGATGAAGCGAAAAACAGTACAATGCTTATGGATACGGTTATTGTAGATAATCTTGTGATGAAAGCTATGGACAGAAATCCGGTTATGGTTGATGACGAGAGTTATATGCCTGCTGAACTTATAAGTATATTTTTAAATGAGATTGTCCAGGCGGTAAAAATAGCAGCGGGAGTTCAGAATATAGCGAAGATATGCATTACATTGGATAACTTTAAGATATCCTTGTTAAACGTCCTTTCAGAAGCTTTAAACAGATTAAACATTCCAAAAGATGATATTATATTTTCAAGTCATACAGAGAGTTTTGTTTATTATGCGATGAACCAGAAACAGGAACTCTGGACCAATGATGTTGCATTATTTGATTATGGAGATAACGGACTGGTTTACAAGCTTATGAGCATTATTCCATTCAGGGGACAGAATCTTATAATGACAAAGGATGAAGATTTTTCATCAGAAGTTCCTTACAGTCTCTCAGAGAATAAAACAGCCTGTGAATATCTTGACGGTAAGCTATCGGAGATAGCTTCAGGACTGTTTTTTAAGAAAACAATTTCATCAGTATATCTTACGGGAAAAGGCTTTGGGGACAGTTTTAATGCACCTGATTTTTTCAAGGTTATATGTGACAGAAAAAGAGCATTTTCAGGGCAGAATCTCTATGTTAAAGGAGCCTGTTATCAGGCAGTTGGAACGACAGAAGGGTCAATGCTTAAGAATTATGTTTTGTGCTGTAACGAGAGAATAACAACGGGTATAGAATTAAAGATTATAGAGAGAGGAAAAGAAAAGATATTAAGGCTTGTAAAACCGGGTGTAAACTGGTATGGGGCAGATTGTTCATTTAATCTTATTGTTGATGAGGCAAAAGAACTTGAAATGTTTTTATCACCGGTTGACACAGTGGAAAAACAGCTTGTAAAAATTCCTCTTACGGATTTTCCGGAAAGACCAAGGAAAACTACACTTATTAATTTTAAAATTTCATTTACAAGTGACAAAAGATGTTACGTTATGGTCATAGATAAAGGATTTGGAGAGTTTTTCCCTGGAAGCGGAAGAATCATTAATGAAGAGATAATGTTATAG
- a CDS encoding DUF5717 family protein, with amino-acid sequence MKEKINRYARGVFEFDPQKVVTDENNIFAIVDKNKEFKGTFCIYEEKGRELKGLVYSGDDRVRIAECSFIGSRVNIDYCVESADSDDGEVIDNCFYIVSNGGELTIPYSFRIEAGCYEAGDFEIRNLDQFARLAQDDNEEAITLFEADDFRDIFLMKDLSLCCVYDNFEKGIDVRNNIEEFLIAAGKKKRPDITLSCYNREYRDIEENFKDTVVIEKDTWGYTNVKVNVDAPFIRIERKNIESDVFTGNKYEFSYVIDASKLHGGNNYGRITFETINKSMTLTIVASKPFTKPRTRAKEHKLIYDLITLYIRFRTRAVHVSEWIRESGIVIEALLSIDEDNVFYKLAKAQLYIAEKKDDKAKAIIESVKDDIAAENEKEYILYCYFIYVNTLYNRDWAYSKRASSMIKECYDKYDDWRILWTLLFIDEELESNPSLKLLRMKEQFNRDCKSPVMYLEACRTFNQNPGLLRVLNNFEVNVLLFGAKNKFLEDKLTDRVLSLVTAIRNKTPQIVKLMLLIWENDTSNQVLECLCRTLVRNNYVGEKYLPIYKAGIEADIKITQLFEYYMASRNQTDMSPLPKMVTMYFGYNNDLDYIKKSYLYADIINNKTDNPQTYRTYLPQMELFLKEQLMAGNINDNLVAIYRDLLKPDMINKDNAAAVAKLFHIRRVTVNNKNYAKVIVRHKEIKGETEFPVLKNTAFIQTYTDNVSISFVSNRGNRFNGGKDCTITTLFDDESIVKRCLELNPDMENVMIGYCDRMLKYPKQSVDSIEKIKETISYGCISEPYRKKLISRVIEYYYDGFDADGFESFIKTIDESNLSGKDAVRIMEIRIIMGEYDKAYALLKNHSAMNIVPKRLMKMCSKKISCVEEEKKRLVEIAYIAFSQGAYDDNILKYLIAYYNGATDKMVEIWKAAGEIEEDTFEFEERILAQMMFTGKITDISIHIFSHYCSRGPKDRIVKAYLSLNSYLYFVKECSMPEELFELIEAWFENEKSLSDVCKMALLKYYSSQENLTEYRKELASVNLYYLARKGIVFPFYQSFEKWIHLPYDISDRTMIEYKADPKSRVVIHYMYESKDHKKKYVAEDMKQVYEGIFVKQFVLFYGETMQYYISEETDGKKNVTDSVTISNNCIRPLKSEGRYEMLNDIIASQDTHEPEALKILVHSYAVNNAVTEQMFTML; translated from the coding sequence ATGAAAGAGAAAATCAACAGATACGCCAGAGGGGTATTTGAGTTTGATCCCCAGAAGGTTGTTACAGATGAAAATAATATATTTGCAATAGTTGATAAAAATAAAGAATTCAAGGGAACTTTCTGCATTTACGAGGAAAAAGGAAGGGAACTTAAAGGTCTGGTATACAGTGGCGACGACAGGGTAAGGATAGCTGAGTGTTCATTTATCGGAAGCAGGGTTAATATTGACTATTGTGTTGAAAGTGCGGACTCGGATGACGGCGAAGTAATTGATAACTGCTTTTATATTGTAAGTAACGGCGGTGAACTTACAATACCATATTCATTCAGGATAGAAGCCGGATGTTACGAAGCAGGAGATTTTGAAATCAGAAATCTTGACCAGTTTGCAAGACTGGCACAGGATGATAATGAGGAAGCAATAACACTGTTTGAGGCAGATGATTTCAGAGATATATTTCTTATGAAAGATCTGTCTCTTTGTTGTGTTTATGATAACTTTGAAAAAGGCATTGATGTAAGAAATAACATAGAAGAGTTTCTTATAGCAGCAGGGAAGAAAAAAAGACCGGATATTACACTATCATGTTATAACAGGGAATACAGGGATATAGAAGAGAATTTTAAGGATACCGTTGTCATTGAAAAGGATACATGGGGATATACAAACGTTAAAGTGAATGTTGATGCTCCGTTTATAAGGATCGAAAGAAAAAATATTGAATCCGATGTATTTACAGGCAACAAATATGAATTTTCTTATGTCATTGATGCATCAAAACTTCACGGGGGCAATAATTACGGCAGAATAACCTTTGAGACAATCAATAAATCTATGACACTTACAATTGTGGCATCAAAGCCGTTTACAAAGCCCAGAACAAGAGCCAAAGAGCATAAACTTATATATGACCTTATTACCCTTTACATAAGATTCAGGACAAGGGCTGTTCATGTGAGTGAGTGGATCCGCGAATCAGGTATTGTAATAGAAGCCTTACTTTCAATAGATGAGGACAATGTATTTTATAAACTTGCAAAGGCACAATTATATATTGCAGAGAAAAAGGATGATAAAGCAAAAGCAATAATAGAAAGCGTCAAAGACGATATTGCGGCTGAAAATGAAAAAGAATACATACTTTACTGCTATTTTATTTATGTAAATACTCTGTATAACAGGGACTGGGCATATTCAAAAAGAGCATCTTCAATGATAAAAGAATGTTACGATAAATATGATGACTGGAGAATATTATGGACGCTTTTGTTTATCGATGAAGAACTGGAGAGCAATCCAAGCCTTAAATTACTCAGAATGAAAGAACAGTTTAACAGGGATTGTAAAAGTCCTGTGATGTATCTTGAAGCGTGCAGGACATTTAACCAGAATCCGGGACTTTTAAGGGTTTTAAACAACTTTGAAGTGAACGTATTATTATTTGGGGCAAAGAATAAGTTCCTTGAGGATAAACTTACGGACCGGGTTTTATCACTTGTAACGGCTATTCGTAATAAGACTCCGCAAATTGTAAAACTGATGCTTCTTATATGGGAGAATGATACTTCAAACCAGGTGCTTGAATGTCTTTGCAGGACACTTGTAAGGAACAATTATGTGGGAGAAAAGTATCTTCCGATATATAAAGCCGGAATAGAAGCCGATATAAAAATCACACAGCTTTTTGAATATTATATGGCAAGCAGAAACCAGACGGATATGTCGCCTCTGCCTAAAATGGTCACAATGTATTTTGGATATAATAATGATCTTGATTACATAAAGAAATCATATCTATATGCGGATATAATTAATAACAAAACGGATAATCCACAGACCTACAGGACATATCTGCCCCAGATGGAATTATTCTTAAAAGAGCAGCTTATGGCAGGGAATATTAATGACAATCTTGTGGCCATATATAGGGATTTACTTAAACCTGACATGATTAATAAGGATAATGCCGCAGCAGTTGCAAAACTTTTCCATATAAGGCGTGTGACCGTTAATAATAAGAATTATGCCAAGGTAATTGTAAGGCATAAGGAAATAAAAGGAGAAACTGAATTTCCGGTATTGAAAAACACGGCCTTTATACAGACATATACCGATAATGTATCGATTTCATTTGTAAGTAACAGAGGAAACAGATTTAACGGCGGGAAAGATTGTACCATAACAACACTATTTGATGATGAAAGTATTGTAAAGAGATGTCTTGAACTCAATCCGGATATGGAAAACGTTATGATAGGATATTGCGACAGAATGTTAAAATATCCTAAACAGTCAGTGGATTCCATTGAAAAAATCAAAGAGACAATAAGTTATGGATGCATAAGCGAACCATATCGCAAAAAACTGATAAGCCGCGTGATTGAATACTATTATGATGGTTTTGACGCAGACGGTTTTGAAAGTTTTATTAAAACCATAGACGAGAGTAATTTATCCGGTAAAGATGCGGTAAGAATTATGGAAATAAGAATTATCATGGGTGAATATGATAAAGCATACGCACTATTAAAAAACCATTCAGCCATGAACATTGTTCCGAAGCGTCTTATGAAAATGTGCTCTAAGAAGATTTCCTGCGTAGAAGAAGAGAAAAAGAGACTTGTTGAGATTGCATACATTGCTTTTTCACAGGGAGCCTATGACGATAATATACTTAAATATCTTATTGCATACTATAATGGAGCAACGGATAAGATGGTTGAGATATGGAAAGCAGCAGGAGAAATTGAAGAAGATACGTTTGAGTTTGAAGAACGTATCCTGGCACAGATGATGTTTACCGGAAAAATAACAGATATTTCAATCCATATTTTTTCACATTACTGCAGCAGAGGACCGAAGGACAGAATTGTTAAGGCATATCTTTCCCTTAATTCGTATCTGTATTTTGTAAAAGAGTGCAGTATGCCTGAGGAGCTTTTTGAACTCATAGAAGCCTGGTTTGAGAATGAAAAGAGTCTTTCCGATGTATGTAAGATGGCATTGCTCAAGTATTACTCATCACAGGAAAATCTTACCGAATACAGAAAAGAGCTTGCATCCGTAAATCTTTATTACCTTGCCAGAAAAGGGATTGTATTTCCTTTTTACCAGAGTTTTGAAAAATGGATACATCTTCCTTATGACATTTCGGACAGAACCATGATTGAATATAAGGCGGACCCGAAAAGCCGTGTTGTCATACATTATATGTATGAAAGCAAAGATCATAAGAAAAAATATGTTGCGGAAGATATGAAACAGGTGTATGAAGGCATATTTGTAAAGCAATTTGTTTTGTTTTATGGTGAGACAATGCAATACTACATTTCCGAGGAAACAGACGGAAAGAAGAATGTAACGGACAGCGTTACCATTTCAAATAACTGTATAAGACCTTTGAAATCGGAAGGCCGGTATGAGATGCTTAATGACATTATTGCAAGCCAGGATACTCACGAACCGGAAGCTCTCAAGATTCTTGTACATTCGTATGCGGTTAATAATGCAGTTACGGAACAGATGTTTACTATGTTGTAA